GGGCAAGCTGCTCCGGCAGATGGTGCCGGGCCCGGTCCATGAGCCAGGGCTTGAGGATGCGCCGCGCCACTCCGGCTTCCGCCGGGCCGGGCAGGAAAAGCGCCGCATCCTGCTCGCGCAGGCGCTGACGCCCGGGCTCATAGTGCAGTTGCCAGGAACAACCCAGCGCTGGCAGTGACAGCGTCCGTGGTGCGGTGCATTCGAAGGCCTCGGGCACACGCTGGCGCAGACGGGCCCAGGCCTGCTCCATCCACTCACGCCGGCTGTCCAGAAACGCCCGTCCGGCCGCATCGCTGACGCCGCGGGGCAGTACCAGCTCCACCCCGCGCCACGGGCATAGCGCAATCTTCATGCGCCGGGCCCGGGGGCTGCGACGCCAGCGGACTTCGGGCAGGGGTTTGTGGCTGCGATCAGGAATCGGGCTCGTCCCCGGTGAAGCGCCGAGGCTCCGCTCCCTTGATCTCGCCGACCGTGGCCGATTCATGCACGTAGAGATCGACCTCCCGTTCCATGCGAACCTCCCCTTCCACCACGGCATCACGGCCGATCACGATACGCGGAATGCGGTCATGGCCACCCCGGCGAACCGGCCCCACCTGCAGGTCGCCGGCAAGATGGGCGGCGTTGATCAGGCGAACATCGCCCGTGGTGGTGAGCAGATCGCCTTCGATGCGCGCGGCATCCACGGTAATGGCGCCATTGATGTTGCTCACCGTGCCGGCAACCACTGTGCCGTTGCCGAAACCGATGGCACCGTTGACCGCGGTGACCTTGCCGCTCACCAGCACATCGCTGCCCACACGCACGCTTCCGTTCACCGTGGTCAGCGCACCCAGTTCGGCGTTGTCACCCACACGAATGCTGCCGTTGACGGTGTCCGCCGTACCGGCGCTGGCGCCGGATTCAATGCGGATACCACCATTGACGGTGGAGAGGTTGCCGTTGACCGTGGCGCCCTCGCGCAGGGTGATGGTTCCGTTCACCGACGACAGATTCCCGTCGTGGTGCTGACCGGCACCCACTTCATGGGATTGATTGACCGATCCACCACAACCCGCGAGAAGGCCAAGCAGAATCAGGCCGGCCATGATGGCCGTTCCCTGCATAATCCGAGACGTCCTGTTGTTCATGCGTCGCTCCCCCTGGAGTCATTCGGAACCCGACGGGCTCCACTCGGTCACAGTTTAGAATCCTTTGTCCGGATGCGATAGTCTCTCTGCCTGGGCTGAGCGCCGCCAGGCACGGTGGCCGCCCTCCCCTGTTTCTTCTGAACCCGCCAAGGAGTGATCCATGCGATATTGCAAGGCTTTGACGCTGGCCGCCGGTTTTGGCCTGGCGACGGCGCTGAGTGCCGCAAGCGCTTCAGCCGACGAGAACGAGGGCTGGGACGTCAACAACCCGCCGGGCCCTTCGGAAACCATCCGACTGGATGTCACCGAGGGAACCTGGATGAACCTGGACGTCAGCCCGGACGGTGAAACCATCGTCTTCGATCTGCTGGGCGACATCTACCGCATGTCGCATTCCGGTGGGGACGCCGAAGCCCTGACCTCCGGCATGGCCTGGAACATGCAGCCGCGCTTCAGCCCGGATGGGAAATGGATCGCCTTCACCAGCGACCGCAGCGGCGGTGACAATATCTGGATCATGCGCGCCGATGGCTCGGATGCACGCCAGATCACGGACGAGAGCTTCCGTCTGCTCAACAACCCCACCTGGACCCCGGACGGCGAATACATTGCCGCCCGCAAGCATTTCACCGGTACCCGCTCCCTCGGGGCCGGCGAGATCTGGCTCTACCATCGCTCCGGCACCAGCGCCGGCATGCAGATGATCGAGCGCCCCAATGACCAGCAGGATCTGAATGAACCGGCCTTCTCGCCCGATGGCCGCTACCTCTATTTCAGCCAGGACGCCACCGCCGGTGACCTGTTCCAGTACGATAAGGATCCGCATCCCGGTATTTACGACATCCGTCGCCTGGACCGTGAAACCGGTGAACTGAGCACCTACATCAGCGGCACCGGTGGGGCCATCCATCCGCGCCCTGCTCCGGATGGCGAATCCATTGCCTTCATTCGCCGCGTGGGCGCCAACACGGCCATTTTCGTCAAGGACATCCGTTCCGGCCGCGAACGCATGGTGGTGGATAACCTGGAACGGGACATGCAGGAAATCTGGGCCATCCATGGCGTCTACGCCAACATGGCCTGGACTCCGGACAGCGAGCGCCTGATCTACTGGGCCGGCGGCAAGATCCACGAAGTGGATGTGGCCAGCGGCGAGACGGATCAGATTGCCTTCCGGGTACAGGACGAGCGGGAGATCCGAACCGCCCAGCGCCCGCCCATCAACCCGGCCCCGGATGAGGTCGAGGCCCGCATGCTACGCTGGGTCACTGTCTCCCCCACGGGTGATCAGGTGGTGTATGAATCGCGCGGGCATCTCTACACCCGCAGCCTGCCGAACGGCGAGCCCAGCCGCCTGACTCGTCAGAACGACCATTTCGAGTTCTACCCGACCTTTTCCCGTGACGGCCGGCACATTGCCTATGTGAGCTGGAGCGATTCCGATCACGGTGCCGTGCGGGTGATTCGCGCCCGTGGAGGACGGGAAGGTCGCGTCATCACCGAGGAGCCGGGCCATTATGTGGAGCCCACATTCTCCCCCGATGGCGACACCGTGGTGTTCCGCAAGCTGTCCGGCAACATGCAGCGTTCGCCCTGGTGGGGCGAGACCACCGGCGTCTTCCGTGCCTCCGCCCGTGGCGGCGACATGGAAAAGATCACCGACGCCGGCCAGAACCCCCATTTCGGCAAGGACAACGACCGGGTCTTCCTGCTGCGCTACCAGGGCTATGACACCCGCAACCTGGTCAGCGTGAACCTGGACGGTGCCGAGGAACGCACCCACTTCACCACGACCTGGGCGACCAACTTCCGGGTGTCACCGGACCAGAAATGGGTGGCCTTCCAGGAGCGTTACAACGCCTACGTGGCGCCCTTTGCGGTGAGTGGTCGGACCATCCAGCTTGGGCCCAACACCCGCGCCCTGCCCCTGCAGCGGGTCTCCCGCGAGGCCGGGGACTATATCCACTGGTCGGATGAATCGACCCTGCACTGGTCCACCGGCCCCGAACTCTACACCGCGGGCATGGGCAAGGTCTTCGATTTCCTCAATGGAGACCGTGACCAGGCGGAGATGCCCGTGGCCGATGGCCGTCACATCGCTTACAGCACCCCGGCGGACATCCCCGAGGGTGCCGTGGCCCTGGTGGGCGGCCGCATCATCACCATGAACGAGAACCTGGACGTCATCGATGACGGCACCGTGGTCGTCGAGCGCAACCGCATCGTGGCGGTGGGTCCGCGGGATGAGGTGGCAATTCCCTCCGGTGCCCATGTGCGCGATGTCTCCGGCAAGACGGTCATGCCCGGCCTGATCGATGCCCACTGGCATGGTTCCCAGGGCAGCAATCAGATCATCCCGCAGGAGAACTGGGTCAACCACGCCAGCCTCACCTTTGGCGTGACCACCTACCACGACCCCTCCAATGACACCCACACGGTGTTCGCGGCGCACGAAATGGGCCGGGCAGGCAAGATCACCGCTCCGCGCATCTTCTCCACCGGGCGCATCCTGTACGGCGCCA
This is a stretch of genomic DNA from Natronospira bacteriovora. It encodes these proteins:
- a CDS encoding M48 family metallopeptidase, coding for MKIALCPWRGVELVLPRGVSDAAGRAFLDSRREWMEQAWARLRQRVPEAFECTAPRTLSLPALGCSWQLHYEPGRQRLREQDAALFLPGPAEAGVARRILKPWLMDRARHHLPEQLARLSEVTGLAYARLQVRDQRSRWGSCSQRGTISLNFRILFHRPAVRDYLILHELAHTRHMNHGPGFRALMSRLEPQWQALDRELSQPAGGIPGWLGW
- a CDS encoding amidohydrolase family protein — translated: MRYCKALTLAAGFGLATALSAASASADENEGWDVNNPPGPSETIRLDVTEGTWMNLDVSPDGETIVFDLLGDIYRMSHSGGDAEALTSGMAWNMQPRFSPDGKWIAFTSDRSGGDNIWIMRADGSDARQITDESFRLLNNPTWTPDGEYIAARKHFTGTRSLGAGEIWLYHRSGTSAGMQMIERPNDQQDLNEPAFSPDGRYLYFSQDATAGDLFQYDKDPHPGIYDIRRLDRETGELSTYISGTGGAIHPRPAPDGESIAFIRRVGANTAIFVKDIRSGRERMVVDNLERDMQEIWAIHGVYANMAWTPDSERLIYWAGGKIHEVDVASGETDQIAFRVQDEREIRTAQRPPINPAPDEVEARMLRWVTVSPTGDQVVYESRGHLYTRSLPNGEPSRLTRQNDHFEFYPTFSRDGRHIAYVSWSDSDHGAVRVIRARGGREGRVITEEPGHYVEPTFSPDGDTVVFRKLSGNMQRSPWWGETTGVFRASARGGDMEKITDAGQNPHFGKDNDRVFLLRYQGYDTRNLVSVNLDGAEERTHFTTTWATNFRVSPDQKWVAFQERYNAYVAPFAVSGRTIQLGPNTRALPLQRVSREAGDYIHWSDESTLHWSTGPELYTAGMGKVFDFLNGDRDQAEMPVADGRHIAYSTPADIPEGAVALVGGRIITMNENLDVIDDGTVVVERNRIVAVGPRDEVAIPSGAHVRDVSGKTVMPGLIDAHWHGSQGSNQIIPQENWVNHASLTFGVTTYHDPSNDTHTVFAAHEMGRAGKITAPRIFSTGRILYGATTDFTVEVDSLDDARMHLERLQKAGAFSVKSYNQPRRDQRQQVMEAARELGMHVHPEGGALFQHNMNMIQDGHTGIEHSLSLPHTYEDVLQFWGQTDVAYTPTMGVGYGGFRGENFWYQHTNVFEHERLLGFVPREIIDPVARRRAKVEAEEYVHFDIANHSRQLMDRGVLVNIGAHGQREGLAAHWEIWMFAQGGMSPMEALKTATVNPAAYLGMDEHLGSLEEGKLADVIVLERNPLENIRNTEFVDYVMVNGRLFDARTMNQIGNHPRERGLFWWERD